The DNA window GGGAACAGGCATGAAATTGTTTTTCCCAAGACGTGCCCGAAATCTTTTTGCCGCGACGAGGGCGCGGATTGTCCGATCGGACGCGACAATTGCTTACAGCAGATCCCGGTGGACGACGTGTGGGCGGCCGCGAAAAAGATCCTTGCGGAGTCCTCAATTGACTGCAATGGGGAGCGAAAATGAATTTTCCGCGGGTGGCTCTGGATAACAATGTCAAAGCAAAAGTTGTGCTGATCCGTTTTTCGGCTTTGGGCGATATCGTTCTCACGGCTCATATCGGCAAAAAATTAAAAGAACTGTTCCCGTCTTTCGAGATTACGTGGCTGACGGAGAAAGGCTACGCTCCACTGGCACAATGTATGCCTTGGATCGACAACGTGATGCCGTGGGACCGGCAGGAAGGGCAAAAGGGCTTTCTCAAACTTGTTTCCCGCATCCGCAAGGAAAAGTTTGACATCCTCGTGAACCTGCAGGACAATGACCGCACGGCCCTGCTGACCCTGCTCACCTCCATTCCTTTGAAGATCGGCTTCCATCGGCATTTTCAGTTTGTTTACCATCAGGATATCTATGCCGTGCTCGGTCAGTTGGGCATTTCACCGTGTCTGGAAAAGCGGATTCATAGTTCCTTGGTGCGTCCTGCGGGGGATTCTCCTCTGAGCTCCTGCAGTGAAATGGAGAACGTTCGAGGCTGCGCCGCCCTGGCCATCGGCGCCAGCATGGCACGAAAGCGCTGGCCAGCCGCGTATTGGGCTCGGCTCATCGATTATTTGTCACGGGAAAATTGCATGGCAGTTCTCGTTGGCGCCGGAGTCGAAGAGCTGAGAATGTCGGAGGAAATTATGGCGCTGTGCCCCGGCAAAAAAATTCTCAATCTCGTCGACGCGCTTTCCTTGCTCGATTTGCTCCGCGTGCTGGCCGACGCCTCTTTTGTCGTCGCTGCCGACACCGGGCCTCTCCACATGGCACGTGCGTTGGGCAGTAAAGTGATTGCGCTGTTTGGGCCGACGTCGCTTTCGATCGCCTATACGCAAAGCTTTGATAAAGTTGTTTATACATCCTGCGAAAAGATGGGATGTTGGGATTGGAAATGCTCTTTGCCCTGTATGGAGCGCATTTCGCCGCAAAAAGTCGTCGAAGCCGCCGGCGAGATTTTGAAAGACCTTTTTCCGTCAAAGGAGTGAATCCGCTTTGTCTGAAGCTACTCTTGTAAAGATCGTAGAACGAGTCGAGCGGCTTTCTCCATGTACAGTCGCCGTCATCGGCGACCTCATGCTTGACCGGTATCTTTACGGCAGCGTGGAGCGGATCTCTCCCGAAGCGCCGATTCCGGTCGTGAAGTTTCAGAGTGAGAGAAGCGTTCTCGGCGGGGCGGGCAACGTCGTCGCCAATCTTTGCGGGCTTGGCGCGGACGTCAAGTTCTTCGCTCAGCTCGGCGGCGACCCGGAGGCGCGGGAAGTCTTGGGGCTTTTGGGCGCTTTGAATGATCGGCGCCGGGGAAGCGTCGAACTGTTCCCGTCCCATAAGGAGACGACGACCGTGAAAACGCGCGTCATCGGCAACGGGCGTCAGCAGATGATGCGGCTGGATCATGAGGATATTCTCCCGTTGGGCCCGGAATTGGAGGGCGAACTTCTTTCCCGACTGTCGGGACTTGGCGCGGGCCGTCTGGACGCGGTCATCCTTTCCGACTACGGCAAGGGCATGTGTTCGCCTTCGGTGTGCCGCAGAGTCATCGAGATGTGCCGGACACGGCACATTCCGGTCTTTGTCGATCCCAAGGGAGCGGATTGGGGGCGCTATGCCGGAGCCGAGCTGGTCACGCCCAACGTGAAAGAGCTTTCGGACGCGGCCGGAGTGAGCATATCGAACGACGAAGACGAAGCGCTTGCGGCGCAGGCTCGAAAGGTTCGTTCTTCCTTTGGGCTGAACAATTTGCTGGTCACCCGCTCCGAAAAGGGCAGCACGTTCGTCGGCGAACAAGAATGTTTTGACGAACCGTCTCAGGCGGTCGACGTTTACGACGTTTCCGGCGCCGGCGATACGGTTATTGCCACAGTCGCCTTTTTTCGCGCCTACGGCGTCGACTGGCGGAACTGCTGTCGGCTGTCGAATGCGGCGGCCCAGGTGGTCATCGGCAGGGCGGGAACGTATCCGATTTCCTATCGAGAGTTGAAGGATCTGTGCCTCTCCAGAATGGAAGCGTCGTCTCCGTTCTCCGCAGGGCAGAAGATTTTCGATGCGGCCGCTGCGGTACGGCTGGTGAAGGAATGGAAAGAACAAGGGAAAAAGGTGGTTTTCACGAACGGCTGCTTCGACGTCTTTCACGCCGGTCACGTCGACTCGCTGACGCGCGCCAGAGCTTTGGGCGATCGACTGCTCGTCGGCCTCAACTCCGACCGTTCGGTAAGAAATCTGAAAGGCGATACTCGTCCGATCAACAGCGAGCAGAACCGAGCCGCCGTTCTGGCGGCCCTTGAATGTGTGGACGCGGTGGTCATTTTTGACGAGAATACGCCGGAGCGGCTTCTTTCTCTGATCAGGCCGGATGTTCTGGTCAAGGGCGGCGACTACCGGCCGGAGCGGATCGCCGGCGCCGCGCATGCCGGCAGAGTGGAGATTCTGCCGTTGCTTCCGGGGCTTTCCAGCACGTCGATCATTGACAAACTGCGCGAAAATGAATAAAAAAAAGTGGGTGATTCTCGATCGCGACGGGACGATCATCGAGGAAAAAAACTATCTTCATCGTCCCGAACAGGTGGTTCTCCTGCCCGG is part of the Pyramidobacter porci genome and encodes:
- a CDS encoding glycosyltransferase family 9 protein, coding for MNFPRVALDNNVKAKVVLIRFSALGDIVLTAHIGKKLKELFPSFEITWLTEKGYAPLAQCMPWIDNVMPWDRQEGQKGFLKLVSRIRKEKFDILVNLQDNDRTALLTLLTSIPLKIGFHRHFQFVYHQDIYAVLGQLGISPCLEKRIHSSLVRPAGDSPLSSCSEMENVRGCAALAIGASMARKRWPAAYWARLIDYLSRENCMAVLVGAGVEELRMSEEIMALCPGKKILNLVDALSLLDLLRVLADASFVVAADTGPLHMARALGSKVIALFGPTSLSIAYTQSFDKVVYTSCEKMGCWDWKCSLPCMERISPQKVVEAAGEILKDLFPSKE
- the rfaE2 gene encoding D-glycero-beta-D-manno-heptose 1-phosphate adenylyltransferase, with product MSEATLVKIVERVERLSPCTVAVIGDLMLDRYLYGSVERISPEAPIPVVKFQSERSVLGGAGNVVANLCGLGADVKFFAQLGGDPEAREVLGLLGALNDRRRGSVELFPSHKETTTVKTRVIGNGRQQMMRLDHEDILPLGPELEGELLSRLSGLGAGRLDAVILSDYGKGMCSPSVCRRVIEMCRTRHIPVFVDPKGADWGRYAGAELVTPNVKELSDAAGVSISNDEDEALAAQARKVRSSFGLNNLLVTRSEKGSTFVGEQECFDEPSQAVDVYDVSGAGDTVIATVAFFRAYGVDWRNCCRLSNAAAQVVIGRAGTYPISYRELKDLCLSRMEASSPFSAGQKIFDAAAAVRLVKEWKEQGKKVVFTNGCFDVFHAGHVDSLTRARALGDRLLVGLNSDRSVRNLKGDTRPINSEQNRAAVLAALECVDAVVIFDENTPERLLSLIRPDVLVKGGDYRPERIAGAAHAGRVEILPLLPGLSSTSIIDKLRENE